ACTGAGGAACAGGAATCGAATGGATGAAAGGGGGAAGGAATGTATCACTTGTTCAAAGGCTGGACGCTAGCTGGCGGTAAAGCTCTGCTTCGCCGGAGGAACTTGATCTCAGTCGGACTACTCCCAAAAGCCGTGCCTGAATCGATTAAATAgctcgtgttttgtttttttttaactctaaaaacaaagcaaaaacgaaaacaaacggTAACTGACCGCGTAATCGGCATCCCATTGGTTGTGTTTGCGGGCAAGGAGAAAGAGCTTGGCGGCGAGCTGCGTGAGACTCGGTTCGGCTTTGAGGTCAGCTGACTCAATTAGCAATGAGAACAAATCCAAACAAAGAGTAGCctaaacaaaaggaaacaaaccCCAACCCCAATCCCaccgaacaagaaaaaatggaagagagacaagaaaaataaaaggaaaaaagaaattaacatTGGATGGCAAAAGGCAATTAAGATAGGCAATAGGTCAAACCTGCTTTCCGTATTGGTTCTCATTGCCCAGTTGATTAAGATCGTTGAGAAGTTCTGTCAGCAGTTGGCTGCAGTAATCGGCTGCCTCCAGACGGAAATCTTCGTCCCCTAGATAGAGACGGTCGTTGGACTCCACTGCAATGTTTGtgataacaaacaaaaaaaatgaataaatcaatcgtaaaaaacaaaaccaattgTGCGGAAAAGTGTGACTAACCATCTGGAACATGATAGATGTAATCTGATTGGATGTAAGCGGAAAGCAAACGTATCGCTTGGATGTAGATGGTGGAGCGTAAACGGTGCAGCGCGTGGTTCATGGAAAACGTCCGCACGTTGCGTAATAATCGCCGTAAATGATGAAGACGGTTTTGATCGGGCGTGTCCTatcgaaaattcaaaaatctcAGTCCAGTATTATCGAGTGTTTGTGACCTGtagggacaataaaaatacaaactgGACGCACGGGTTGAACTAAAAGGCCGGAAAGAAGATTTGATAGATTGGACACGATCCATTGTTCTTCAAGTGGCGAAAATTCTGTCACCAAATTGATGGCTCCTTCAACACATGCATCCGCTTGTCCAAAGCATTCATTAGCCAAGGCTACCTGACTCGACAGCATATACAAACTGAATCGGATCATTGGGCACGAAATGGCTGGAATGGTGATGTAAGCAAAGGCACCGCAGGCACGGACGAAATGGCCGGTCCTCTCGTTGTGCTCCTGAATCAATTGGCGAGTCCGGCTACTTAAGCGATTGATCGCCTgcaattatgcaaaaaaaaaaaaatgcaatcgtATTGTTTTATTGCAAATTCGATATTGAAGAAGATATACACACCTGAACTAGGTGGGCAAGCACAGGGTCGAGATTAGTGAATGCAGCTCGCGCATCGCCGTAAAAGGATAACATCTGCTGGAAGTCACGGCCAAAATCAACACGGTCAATAAGGGCGATGGCGATTTCGCTTATTTGTCGCTTTTCGTCCTCTACGCTGGTGGCGCTTTGggcccaaaaagaaataactcaTTCCATTAGCGAATAAGAAAAAGCCTTATTCGTTGATTGCCTACTTGAGTGTGTCATGGAGAATGCGGGCGATAGATAAAAGGTGGTCAACCATAAGTGGATGATTTAATGGTCGATCATGGTCTAGGAGGAATTGCTGAAGTAAAATTTTTGCCGCTTCTGCTCGTGAATGGCCTTCGGGGTAGATGTCCAATAGTCCCATCAACGAATCCTTGTGAAACATTGATTAGGTAAACAAGCAGTCCTTGAGCTCATCCGTAACACCTACCGTCGCGAATAAACTTTGGTAGTCAACTTGTTCTGTCCGAACCAATGCATGGACGATACTGGTTAGATTTGCCACGTGGTGGGCTTGAGCCTTTGGCCGACAATGCTGGACTATATCGTTGATGATGCGGTGCATTTCCCTGACCTTTCAGAGGCAATAACAACACATGAGTGACGTAATGCTTTTTCCCATTCATTTCAAATACAATTTACTCGCCAATGCCGTAAAAGGTAAGGCATCCAAGCGTCAATACATTGCAAGTACGATTCGACGTCCTCTTTACGACTTAGATAAGGCCAGATGACGTTGAGCATTTTCCCAGGGTTGGAATCGCACGAAGAAGCCAGATTCCGGCTGAGAACTTGGCCCATAAGAACCATCAACTGTTGACTAGGAACACCTATacggaaaatgaaagaattcaaATTCACTGACATAAAAGGCGCCTTTGATATTGACATACCGGTTGAGGGTGTAGTTGTAATATGAAGTGCTAGCTCCAAACACTTGGATAGGACGAAGTCCGACGGGAACTGACTGAGAAGGGATAGCCAAAGTAATCCTCTGTAACGGAAAAGAATAatcaaatgaacaaaaaacCCATGTTTTATGAAATCAATATCGAAAATGATGGGATTTTACGGTTCGGCTTGGTTGAAACTCTGCCGCCAGATAGAATCCAATTCGTTGTATTGGCCGGTATGAGCTAAAGTCTGGAAGATCCAGTCATACGCGGGCGAATAGAGCGACAAATAATCTGCCAAATCCGTTCGGAAGATGGTCAATTCTGAACGGATGCTATTGCTATACAACTTTTAAGAAAATGTCGTCATTAAAACAGATAGTTTAGTGGTTGTGAGACATTTATGCGACAATTAAAATTACCTGGTTGTACGAAAGATAGAGGTCACGAACATTCTCGACAACAAACGAACGATCTTGAAGACGTATTTCTCGCCCAACACGCATTAAATAAGCGCGTGCATAGGCAGCAACTAATGGGTTGCCCACACCACGAATGGTTCTCGATAATCGGATTAAAGTCGCAGAAAAATCCCTAAACCAATAAAACATTTACGTCTCTATTTTAAAAGGAACACTAAGCTGCATAGTTTCAATGTCATCTCACGTGTTTTCGAGGAATGAATAGCTCTCCAGCACGGCCATTTCGACATAAATGCGCGGTAACAGTTCCCTAACTGATGCAATTTTGTACATCCAATTGCGACAAGTCTCACGTGCCGACTCAGAGACATGCTCAGGTTTAAAATATTTGGGAAGCTGGTGATCTACAAGCCTGTAATTGGATTATAAGATTCGTATTTGAAGCAAGTTTCATGGAATGTAATGCATTTTCACCTAATTTCGCCCTTTTCGGCAATCCGTTCAAACACCATCCGGCCAAATTTATCCAATATGTCGGTAATGAGAGCAAATTTGCTTGGATAGAATGCAAAGGGGTGGGTTTCGAGCAGTAATTTGGAACACTACGAAAGAGGTACAAGCATTTACAAAACTTTTTGCATGTTTATCAGTCAATACTGACATACTTGGATGACAATTTTCAAAGCCTTGACTCTTTGATCTAAAGCCCAGGCTTGATGAAGTTCTTGACTTATTTGTGTGATTCGAGTGACATAATCATCCCTGGAAAGGCCTTTATGCTCGCTCACATGTTCTTCAAATTCATCCAGCTGTTGAAGTCTGTGCTTCAGTTTGTCGTTGATCTGCTGTTTGACCACCActaaaagacattttttgtttgattttgttgaTAGCAAACTTTGCACTGGTTTACATACATTTTTCTCCTCCTTGAAGGAAACTTGATTTGATGGATAGTTTCTCTGACGTCGTAAATTTGCTGAGTATGGTAGTCCTATGTTTGAGCCATTCCTGCGCTGCAGCACCTTTCTGGTTCACGTTCGTGACAGGAATATCAGGGCCTTCCACTTCGTCTTTGGATACAAACTGACTGAGCGGGTCACTGCCCTCAAGGGCTTGGCTGAGGGGATCTGAGTAGGCGGAAGAAATTTTCTTCCGTGGAACAATTGATTTGGCCTTTGCATTGGTTTCTCTAGAAATTGCACTCTGCAGTGGGTGCGGCAAATTGTCATTCGGTGTCCTTAAGCTTCGATATGCAACTTCTTCCTCGCTGTAGTTTCGGCGCTTGGCAATCCTAAGAACAAAGTATTATTGGCGCGCTTCAATCTTTGGCGATTCACAGAAAACATACCATTTGTAGGAAACCATGGTTATTATACAGTTGACAGGAAAATAGGCTTGTCCTGTTGCCGTTCAAGCCAAGTTTAAGCAGAGACATGCAAGTCGAGGAAAACTTGCGAGGAACTGACAAGATAGCAGACGACATGAAATTGTTGATAGAACTCCCCCGAACGCACGAGTGCGTTCTTAAAAGCTTCAGAGGAAAAGTTTACGCCCGGTTGGGCTTTGCCGCTTTGGGCTCTTTTGCTAGTCAGAAAAAACTGCAGTATAGAAATGTTTCAAAAGTTTATTTCCTTtcgcaacaaacaaaatgtaaacgAGAAAACGACTATAATGTATCATGTAAAACGAAGTTATACCAGTAGGACACACAAACGGAGCAATAAAGATTCATTCCAACGTTTATATGTATCGTATATTATGTGTATACGTATCTATACGCGAAAGTGTCGGTATGGATGCCTGCGAAGGATGAATAACGTGGGCGTTTCAGCTAGCTATTAAACTTGGCCACGATTGCCCAAGGAATGATTTCATTCGTCATCGCTAGACGAAAATAAATATTCATCAGAATCAAAATCGTCGCCAGAATCTTCGTCTGAATCTTCTTCAGACCAATGCGACAAAAGTTCACAATGGTCCTGCAGCGAGGACCAGTTTTTGAAGCTCTTGCAGCAGACAGTGCACCTAAGGGGAAAGAATTGTCACAtgatttcaaaggaaaaaaaaaagagaaaatgcaaatATCGCAGTGACAGAATCCCATTCGTCATCGTGCATGCCCAATCTTTTTTTACTATTGTGCTCAGCAAATGGCTTTTCTCGGTAAACTGGGCAGGGAGGATGCATGTCCTGTCAATAGTCCACGCTATTTCAGAATGTAAATAGAAAGTGCTATAAAAAGGGATGATAAAGGAGGGTAGAGATTGTGGATCTCGAGAATTCTTACGGCTGTAGTTTCACGTCCTATCTGATCTATATCAGAAAAGTGACCTCGAGTATGTCAGAACAATGGGGAATGCAAACGCTATCAAGAAGACATACAggaaatattgttttactatttaGACAGATGTATACCGAGAATGGAGAATGATAATACATTTATTAATCATAGCAACCATTAGTCCATTCTGTCTCTGTGGACACCGCAGATAAAATCGTTAGCTGGCAATAATGAGCCATCTAGCGAGCTTTTTCTCATTACGGTGTGACGCAGAAAGACTTCCTTGCTCACGGGTTCGGTTAAAAAGTTGAGAGACGACAAGTTAAATGAATCGAAGCGAATGACAGTAAAAGGAACGAAAATGAAGGGGTTGCGTTGCTAACAGGAAGGAAGCATGCCAAAAAAGTAGTTAATTGGTCGTGTTCGATGTGCACGTTGATGTTCCATCCCGCCCACGTCATCGTGAACAGCTGGCGGGGAAACAggagcgaaagagaaagatcaTGCAAGGGAGGAAACTGTCATAGAAACAAGCGAAGAACCCGATACCTCGAATAGAAAacattcattttgaaaaaaaagagggggggacATTAgaatgaaatgagaaaaaggagaaTCGCAAGCTCCCAGGATGATGATTCGATAGAGAACACTGCTTCGAAGTGGGGtacgcataaaaaaaaaaaagaaacgtttttaTCTATTCTGTTTTGATATATTATTACAGCGAGAATATTTCCCCTGGAGAACATGAATTCATGCAAGTGAAATTCGTTAGATCAAGAGTTGCGAAGCGAACGTAACGGTCGAGAGCATTGGCCCTCGCAGTCGTTACTCACACTATAAAATCTAGGACATAAAGATAGTGGCTGCGAAATTGACGTCTAAAGAAAAGAACGCAAAGAAGATGTACAACAATCATCTGCTTAGCAGAGGTGTATCACGTTTCGTCTACGCCATTTCTAGATGCAACTTTTACGATGTTTCAGGAGGCTTAGCAGACTCCTGCAATGCCCTTTACTTAATGGATCGCCATTTTTTTCGCAAGTGGCCCGTAGCACCAGGTGATAATAACTAGTAATTATAATCTaaaataatgaaatcatttttaatattACCCAAAGTGATTGGCACGTTCACGGTGTCTCTGCAAGAGGCGGTGAGTCGAGAAGACAGACTGACACACGACACAGGTGAACTGGCCATCTAGTgacaattaaaacaaatacataatcaaaaagaaaaaaataaactatcgAACGACGAACGATTGGTTTATTTCACACACCTGGTTCGTGCTCGCGACGGACGTCGACCGATTCACATCCGTCGACATCCGGCGCGGATGATGAAGGGCATCCATTCAGCAGCGTTTCTCTTTCTCGGCGATTGTCTTCCTCCGTTAGCGAGGTCTCCTCCATGAGCTTCTGAACAATTTGGCGATGCCTACGGCGAAATGGATGCTGGATACCCGGAGGCTGACGTCGTCTGCAGGATGCCATCCACGTCGCACTGCCTCCGGTGGAAGGAGTGACGTTGCTGGCGCTATTGTTGCCTCCGTGAAAGAAGCGGGACCACCAAGACTTGTCCCCTGCAGCTGCTGGAACGGATCCagcggaaagaaaaataatttaaaacaaaataaaatcagctgatcaataataaaaataaagcagagatgaaaaacctttttttttttttagaaaaccaaaaaatagaaacacaaATCCAGTAGAGCGCATAAACAAACAGATCTATACAATATGCACACACCTCGGCTTATACTgtaagtaaagaaaaaaaagcaaatcataTGAAAGATGTAGAACTAAAAATGCGAGTTAAGTTATAGATGAAGCTGAACCGTCGACGTCCtatgtttgccatttttattattttttcgttttgttttggtttgcTTGTATATTACAGTTTATGAAACAGCGTTTCTCCTACAGCTGCTCGAACTGCTCTTTGCcttgatacaaaaaaaaaaataaataaagaaaaaaaaaatggggaaagggggggggtAGAGTGGAGGGAAAGCAAATACTTGGGTAAGGCCTCGTTATCATTCCGGCTGCACGCGCCAATTCAATTAACTTGTTGTTTATATGAAGGAGCAAAGGGGCGAAGCAGATTCACGAGTGGCCCGAACATAACTCGATGAGAAGCTTCTGTCTTTTAGACATCCCCTGATGTTGGCGCTACATACGTACACAATAAGACCGTAGCGCtgaagagaaagggaaaaagaccGGAACAAACATCGGATTCATTTCCTGCCTAGACGCTGTCACCCGTTTCcccttccccctcccccccattttttttttcttcttcttctccagattctaataataataaaacaaaatatatctAAAAACCAGCTAACGTCTTGTGTAACAGAAATGACACAATACGGCACTACCGGTTTCCGACAGTTTGATAAGCACAAACAAATAGAAAGGAAAGGGGCGAACTCACTACAGcgaaaaaaactaataataaattcgcaaaaaaaaaaaatatataaataaatataaataaaaaatgagcaATGCTTAAATCTGAATTTTGCGGCCGGACGCACTTGCCATAAAGGACATTTAAAGAGAAAGTCGCAAGCGAATGCGCGCTCATTCCGgtcgaataaaaaatgagcttgctcttcttcttctttctttttctcttatgTTTAATCTGTATAAATATTGCATATAAAAACAGCGTGCGTATATCCATCACAagaggcacacacacacacacaaaaataaataaggccATTAAGCGCGTGCCCGGAGCTGCCCGCAAAACACGACGGCTAAAAGAGGGGACGGTGCGGCATAGCGTTCGAACTGGCTGAAACGATCCTATATACAATATGTGTACGTAAAAGCTTTGCCTTCGTATAGCTATACGTCGCACATATAGAGTCAATCTAGCATTCCGTAAATAAGGGCTAGACCTCAGTAAATATACCATAGACTCTACACGTACATATAAGCTGTGCGTTCAAAGAATGGGGAcggattgtgtgtgtgtgtatatatatatatatggatCCATAATGGAAGAGGCCGATGATCCGCCCTGAAGTAGCTGACATTTTGCGGGACTATAGtccctctctctccctttcctACATATCGTATTCAACGgtgttcgaaaaagaaaaacccgacattttgtttatttttaatccgGCCACTATAGTCCCTCTCTCTCAATgcggtcccccccccctttcccgTACATAATATTACGTATTCAACGGTGatatcgaaaaagaaacaaccttttcaaaaatgatatACAGGGAGATCGAATCCggtctgttttatttttaatccgGATGCTGCCATCCAGCGTGTAAAATTATATATAACGTCCTCgatggcatttaatttttgcaacatataaacaaaaaaagcatgcattttttttgtttgtttccccccccaGACGGTTTGCCGACATCCGTAgataatattaaaaaaaacgaaaatttgagaagtctggagaaaggcacacattgTCTGAATCGTAACCTTGAAAGTCTGGAAAAGGCCCAACCtatgtttttttcaataagACGTATAGATATCCGCTCTAAGATAGAGacaatattattttcacaaatgattaaacagaaaatttttaagaAGACTATTATTTAAGTTAAGAAAACTGGCGAACGAAATAAGATTTAGGGGGAAGGGGATAGATTTGAACTTAAATTGTTGAGTGACTCTTTTAATCGTTTATTCATGGAGCACGCCGCAATAATATTGTCTGCATTCTAAAATCGCCTTTAGGATGACaaaggaaaattttgaaaaaaaagtgaggttgggaaaaggttacgattcagacaatgtgtgcctttctccagacttctcaaattttcgtttttttttattttgctcgaagcaaaattacaaaaaaacatcggaaatcggcaaaccgtctggaattttgccgtcaaaacaaacaaacaaaaaaaacgcatgctttttttgtttatatgttgcaaaaattaaatgccatctaggAGATTTTCAGTAGGATACTGTACATAACCTATTGGCGAACGACTAACGGGCTAAAGTACGTAACGTGACCAGCCCTTCCCATCTATCAAGTATTTACTTGCCATATTTTCTTCGAATTTTCGCGAGATCATGTCCCAGCacgtctccccccccccttctttttgaTTGGTCCTCAAACAAATCGAAAACCAATTGAAAATGTACTGGCGCGTTCTTGATCAAGTATTCAACTTCGGGGCGTATCACGTCCAAGTCGAATTTTCCAAACACaatgaatcaaaacaaatcaaattgaAATACGAAAATGCAAGAAAGACGACGGCCATGATGCGGGGCGCCGTTGACGCACAATTATCGATCGGATCACATCATTAGTTGATGTGTGTTACGTGTTacggtgtgtgtgtacgtgtgtatCGCTTTGGCGTAAATCAGTCcccaaaaacgaaatgcaGCTTGGCCAAACTTACCATGACTACCGTTCGCCGTTGCATCCGTCGGCCGACGGAAAGGCGGAGTCGAAGCATCAGACGAGGCCGCCGTGGATGCAGCGTCGCTCATGATGTCGTAGACGCGGAAGGTGCCCATCTGCGAGTTGCCAGCCGTTGCGTTGGCACCGTCGGCGGCCGCATTGGGGCCCACAAGtgcgtcgtcatcgtcgtcatgGCTACCGACGCGACGATGATGAGCTTGGCTCGTTCCGCCCGTCGGCTGGTTGCTCCGTCGACGGTTGTTGCTCCTGTTGGCTTCGTCCGAAGGCGACAGCGATTTCCTCACGCATTCCGGCAGCTGCGCACAATCGTGACGAGTGAATGAATATCAaaacgaaataataaaaaaaaataaaataatcacATTATTTGATAAGATTGCGGATGTGttgcgaaaaaaagaaaggcgggCAAATGATGAACGACTGCGGATGTGTTAGACGTCGTGCGGATGAAAAGAGAACTGAACGCTGAAAAGACGCGCTACCTCTATCCATTTATTCTTttgcaatttcaaatttaaatttaagaaaaattgttttttatccgCTTGAATAATACGACCGTTTTTGCCCGCCGCGTGTGTCACgccgtattttgtttttggaagcCGGCCCAAAAGCCGCAAGCTCGAACAGACATCCTTTACCTTACATAATAAATGCtgtcatacaaaaaaaaaaaaaaaaaaaaaaatagaatgtctacatcaaacaaaacagaaactcgtgtgtgtgtgtacggtGTGCCATAAGAAGATGCACCACCCCGAGATCAATGCACGTTCACGCCTGATCGCGTTTCC
This genomic stretch from Daphnia carinata strain CSIRO-1 chromosome 4, CSIRO_AGI_Dcar_HiC_V3, whole genome shotgun sequence harbors:
- the LOC130695234 gene encoding VPS35 endosomal protein-sorting factor-like isoform X1 produces the protein MVSYKWIAKRRNYSEEEVAYRSLRTPNDNLPHPLQSAISRETNAKAKSIVPRKKISSAYSDPLSQALEGSDPLSQFVSKDEVEGPDIPVTNVNQKGAAAQEWLKHRTTILSKFTTSEKLSIKSSFLQGGEKLVVKQQINDKLKHRLQQLDEFEEHVSEHKGLSRDDYVTRITQISQELHQAWALDQRVKALKIVIQCSKLLLETHPFAFYPSKFALITDILDKFGRMVFERIAEKGEIRLVDHQLPKYFKPEHVSESARETCRNWMYKIASVRELLPRIYVEMAVLESYSFLENTDFSATLIRLSRTIRGVGNPLVAAYARAYLMRVGREIRLQDRSFVVENVRDLYLSYNQLYSNSIRSELTIFRTDLADYLSLYSPAYDWIFQTLAHTGQYNELDSIWRQSFNQAEPGLLWLSLLSQFPSDFVLSKCLELALHITTTPSTGVPSQQLMVLMGQVLSRNLASSCDSNPGKMLNVIWPYLSRKEDVESYLQCIDAWMPYLLRHWRVREMHRIINDIVQHCRPKAQAHHVANLTSIVHALVRTEQVDYQSLFATDSLMGLLDIYPEGHSRAEAAKILLQQFLLDHDRPLNHPLMVDHLLSIARILHDTLNATSVEDEKRQISEIAIALIDRVDFGRDFQQMLSFYGDARAAFTNLDPVLAHLVQAINRLSSRTRQLIQEHNERTGHFVRACGAFAYITIPAISCPMIRFSLYMLSSQVALANECFGQADACVEGAINLVTEFSPLEEQWIVSNLSNLLSGLLVQPDTPDQNRLHHLRRLLRNVRTFSMNHALHRLRSTIYIQAIRLLSAYIQSDYIYHVPDVESNDRLYLGDEDFRLEAADYCSQLLTELLNDLNQLGNENQYGKQATLCLDLFSLLIESADLKAEPSLTQLAAKLFLLARKHNQWDADYAARLLGVVRLRSSSSGEAELYRQLASSL
- the LOC130695234 gene encoding VPS35 endosomal protein-sorting factor-like isoform X2, yielding MVSYKWIAKRRNYSEEEVAYRSLRTPNDNLPHPLQSAISRETNAKAKSIVPRKKISSAYSDPLSQALEGSDPLSQFVSKDEVEGPDIPVTNVNQKGAAAQEWLKHRTTILSKFTTSEKLSIKSSFLQGGEKLVVKQQINDKLKHRLQQLDEFEEHVSEHKGLSRDDYVTRITQISQELHQAWALDQRVKALKIVIQCSKLLLETHPFAFYPSKFALITDILDKFGRMVFERIAEKGEIRLVDHQLPKYFKPEHVSESARETCRNWMYKIASVRELLPRIYVEMAVLESYSFLENTDFSATLIRLSRTIRGVGNPLVAAYARAYLMRVGREIRLQDRSFVVENVRDLYLSYNQLYSNSIRSELTIFRTDLADYLSLYSPAYDWIFQTLAHTGQYNELDSIWRQSFNQAEPGLLWLSLLSQFPSDFVLSKCLELALHITTTPSTGVPSQQLMVLMGQVLSRNLASSCDSNPGKMLNVIWPYLSRKEDVESYLQCIDAWMPYLLRHWRVREMHRIINDIVQHCRPKAQAHHVANLTSIVHALVRTEQVDYQSLFATDSLMGLLDIYPEGHSRAEAAKILLQQFLLDHDRPLNHPLMVDHLLSIARILHDTLNATSVEDEKRQISEIAIALIDRVDFGRDFQQMLSFYGDARAAFTNLDPVLAHLVQAINRLSSRTRQLIQEHNERTGHFVRACGAFAYITIPAISCPMIRFSLYMLSSQVALANECFGQADACVEGAINLVTEFSPLEEQWIVSNLSNLLSGLLVQPDTPDQNRLHHLRRLLRNVRTFSMNHALHRLRSTIYIQAIRLLSAYIQSDYIYHVPDVESNDRLYLGDEDFRLEAADYCSQLLTELLNDLNQLGNENQYGKQATLCLDLFSLLIESADLKAEPSLTQLAAKLFLLARKHNQWDADYASQWARGLPARQSLAFCSPFSARILHLPFAIFSSSPLLQQNPQASAMNRVPSQSEIDELRTAFILMDSDRDGRITALEVQSMLQQLGINLREDIVLNLVRQASQSGSTLMNEAEFFQWVKRIQALRPSQSDDSGSNADEEAGLDLVAAFRVFDRDKNGFITKDELRLAMELIDESMTEEGLNELIKMADVDKDGRINYEEFAKMLL
- the LOC130695237 gene encoding transcriptional regulator ovo-like isoform X1 produces the protein MLATALATSSWDSSSSDDLSSSGRRPHCHHAHNHRYNHQQQLEEEANNTDGEPEAVASAREKKSRAGSNRSVHQIQLQLQLQHQRQQSYVYPKLQLVQIDDAWYALNQTCLQIYQQLQMCGTAQLMPVDVVPLHKLPECVRKSLSPSDEANRSNNRRRSNQPTGGTSQAHHRRVGSHDDDDDALVGPNAAADGANATAGNSQMGTFRVYDIMSDAASTAASSDASTPPFRRPTDATANGSHAAAGDKSWWSRFFHGGNNSASNVTPSTGGSATWMASCRRRQPPGIQHPFRRRHRQIVQKLMEETSLTEEDNRRERETLLNGCPSSSAPDVDGCESVDVRREHEPDGQFTCVVCQSVFSTHRLLQRHRERANHFGCTVCCKSFKNWSSLQDHCELLSHWSEEDSDEDSGDDFDSDEYLFSSSDDE
- the LOC130695237 gene encoding transcriptional regulator ovo-like isoform X2, whose product is MLATALATSSWDSSSSDDLSSSGRRPHCHHAHNHRYNHQQQLEEEANNTDGEPEAVASAREKKSRAGSNRSVHQIQLQLQLQHQRQQSYVYPKLQLVQIDDAWYALNQTCLQIYQQLQMCGTAQLMPVDVVPLHKLPECVRKSLSPSDEANRSNNRRRSNQPTGGTSQAHHRRVGSHDDDDDALVGPNAAADGANATAGNSQMGTFRVYDIMSDAASTAASSDASTPPFRRPTDATANGSHAAGDKSWWSRFFHGGNNSASNVTPSTGGSATWMASCRRRQPPGIQHPFRRRHRQIVQKLMEETSLTEEDNRRERETLLNGCPSSSAPDVDGCESVDVRREHEPDGQFTCVVCQSVFSTHRLLQRHRERANHFGCTVCCKSFKNWSSLQDHCELLSHWSEEDSDEDSGDDFDSDEYLFSSSDDE